Part of the Ptychodera flava strain L36383 unplaced genomic scaffold, AS_Pfla_20210202 Scaffold_29__1_contigs__length_4469600_pilon, whole genome shotgun sequence genome, TTGTTGCTGAAGGTGTTACTGATCTGACATACACTGTCAAGAAATTGGTTGCAGGTTCAACATATCAGTTCAGAGTGACTGCCAAGAACAAGGCTGGATACGGAGCTCCAAGTGAATCATCAGGGTCTATAGTTGCCAAACCACAGTATGGTAAGTACTTTGTGAATGGTGTTATATCATCAACTCACTGCACTTGTGGTCATAGAAATAACCAATTCCATCAAAGTCTTGCAGAAAGACACAGCTGTTGCCAAATCATTGTCTGGTTTCCATGACTTAGTTTTTAATTGATGTTATCTGATAATAGCCCTTTCATTTTCTTGAACGGTTTTAGTTTTGCTCCTTTGAAAATAGACTTTCAGTCTGAATCATAGAAAACCAGACAGTGATAATTAACAGCTATTGTTGCTGATGTTAATAGCAAAATGGACACCACCTGCATCTGACGGTGGTTCTCCAATCACCAACTATGTCATTGAGAAACGTGACACAGCCAGAGACAGATGGTCCAAGGCAACCAAGGAGCCAGtctcggagacaactttcactATAACTGATCTCATTGAGGGCAATGAGTATGAATTCAGAATCAGTACCGAAACAAGGCTGGTGTCGGTCCACCTAGCCAGCCATCTGATAGAGCCATTGCCAAGCTACCATTTGGCGAGTTAAATGCAGGCTACATCACTTTCTATTCTAAATTTGAAAGTGCATATGCATGGTGATATGATCTGCTGAGTTGCTATACATTGCATTGCAAGTATAGACATTAGAGTTCTTCACAATTTCTAATAGCTCCACTCCTATAAATCTATTcagagttaattctaggacgcgccattgcgcaattCGCGCAATAAAATCTGGAATGGCCCCCATTTCTATGTTTGATGCGCCACTAAGGGCGCAACATTATGTGAATGggtcgatcacgcagagttcacgTAGTTCATGCGTAGCTCCCcaaaggtcattacctcagtcatagtgtgacatgtaaaacgattcagttacccatcgacctttgcaattaaatacccactacagcatatatggtggtgcatagtaagctgggtagaaaggaccGATGTAGGGGCAACGGTGTATTGGAGCCGTACGCATGTGGCATGGCCGATGAATGTAAACAACGGTACTGGCCGCCGCGCAATGGTGAAAAGCTAGTCGCCACTCGGATTTTTAACGCCGGTAAAGTTGATGAACCCAGAATGAtcgggcagtcccttaaattgaagcgtttgcaacgtctaccgtccatacaaacgaaacgttgaacactgcaaggaaagcatCCATGCTTGGCCGGCCAgatgatcgttttgaagagcaacaaTACATCAAATATTTTAGGTCGGCACATGTATCTCgttttccagagtagccaggtctatgcatagaacaacaccgctgtgtaaaaccctttggtcagaaccaatgatcgtaaatttgctaatacatacaagttatgtttaaaagttgatgtatcgatcactttatttaggtcgtacgggttacaCTCTTGTGCTGTATCAGTGTATGAGTAATTGTCGATGCGTGCAAATCGAGGGCcactctcggagaaatcctaccggtgcgctaagctttgatcatgatcgtttccacagtcaaaatcacagtccttagcaatttgtacagttgttcaagtctgacatatcaataattcatcacataagtcACGTATGTGAAgacctctaagtggtccctgacttcaaagtggtcctcgtagttgtaattgaactgaaattttacgcagtccagggatttttccattcctatatttgcataaagttgttaaactttgtaacattgccatactaatctgttattttggtcctttttgatatatgcgctcacttttgttactttttcaaaattccgatgCATTTTACAATGCCAAACCAGCCCAAACTGCGCGTCCAATTTTTTATCTGGTTAGGGTGTCTCATATTAGCATCATGGGAGATTCGATTGCGCTGCACACGGCACGGACGAGACCAGCGACCGCGACCCACCGATCACTGTACGGATATATATGCGGATGTCCATATGGCCTAGCAGTTTACTGAGTGAGTACCAGCTCAAacagtcattaatttcaatcttgttgctcgacgttatatttcatactcgcatacaggcgttctgtttactgggtagctctgcatggcagggctgtgtgttaccggcgttatacggcctcccaccacatgtgttgggaggtcgtataacgccgcgccgctaacacacagccctgccatggccATGCAGCAGAGCTatttactgggtagtttgttttatgctacgttccgaccatggttccgacgttctgttccGTAGACTTTTACGGAACAGAACATCGGAACGTaacataaactacacttatacaaactatccagtaaacagaacgcctgtgtgcGAGTGCTGATTGTCTTcgtccaaaatcaaattacactgtGAACTTACACAGAAACATCGCACAATGAatgatggccctgcgtacgatgctgtgtttcCGGCGTTATATAACGCAGAGCTAGAACTGCTGTACCTCTctcggggggaggggggagtacttgttcagagaagtggtaggggtgtgcggccgcaggtataaaatctcgttgttttaggacccattttagacctttatgacctttgacccaggtcaacaGTCATAgcgtcaacatttttaaaatggaaaaaagcaaatatttgcgccggcaaagcctaccactgtaAGCTTATACTGCGTTTAGAGCTAttttgttgctggccaagccatgattccgaaaaatcatgaggaaatactaacaaattttgtgaaagaaaatgcctttcactctcaccaaattttggtccagcttctgcaaattatcagtcatctgcagttacagtctgagtggtgtttttttttaaattacaattcacaacaaacctcgctgtttgtctgtaaagcaatactacttcatatggccatggtcgacctgaataatactaggagcagtagagccactttgtttgggtattttctattgggcaaaatcTGCATATGTAGAGTTCTGacaaatcagtgacaatgttttaaaacaaagtccatATTTACTTTAAGCCAGGGGTTCTCtgtaatggttcccctgccacagaaaagatatccatgcttattgagtgcagctcagaaccctgCTAGCGAGATGGGAACagactgttgaaatttgttcttgtgtggcactcaaacttcaaccccattttagaccatggTTTACGGTGGAATTGGCCCcccattttggaccaaattgctgaaatacccaccccattgggcggcgcatatacatattggcaagtaatagaagtgacccccccctgactgctctttgccaacttagattttttttacctgtcCGTGGTATTTGGGGAAAGGGTTTTAAACACAGTTTGTCAGGAATTTATGATGATActtgaaagaatagaaatatactCCAACACCCGACCCTGGCCCACTAAGCCCCAAGGCTGTATCATGCACGCACAGGAAAGCAAATTTAGCACTttgaggcagccatattgtctagTTTCCATGTGTTGAGTTGTACTCTACATGCcttgacattgttttcattgtaacttaggtcatttcacatcattggtacaacgtacatttcagtgactttgaatgacaaagttcttttacgtcaaggactgtgtcatcagtctTAACTGATGTCTAGCTGTAAATTCAAGCTGTCAATCTAAACTGAATACAATATGATTGTGCTCATGGAATTTGTATCCATACACTTTTGTAATATACTGTGGTTTCAgtcggatttgaactcacaacgtatagcaccagtcacctagcgcagaAGCCATAGATAAAACCGCTGAGCCAAATCCCCATCTCAGCCTCATGTGTGTTCAGCACACAATTTGAGTCTTTACGGTTACACCTATAGTGTactcatttatgtattttgttatgtctccatttcaatacttaccgtagtcataattttacatatgtgcttatAATGAACAGACCTGCTTTGAGtcggtttttagctcatatttggtgtgtatataaataccaaaaagagattatatttaatttacatacattttatcttctgataatgatgactggattgatttgcttactggtaatacatttttcaattttaatctctCCAGATAACAGAGTTCTTGGAAATGATGTGGAAAGATCAGAgttatcactgcttgctgatttggaccatgcctacacgttttaacaggctgaataataaactggtgacgtactcaaaaattggcgaccaacagaaaagtaaaaaaaaaccagtatttccccgcacatacacaccatgatcataccagaaacaagcatgatgccatttacttaatgcacaacacacgaatgccaactatttgttgtaatttttattttcctgtcatatgattattagtccccaaggacaccgtccggggggacttataggtttggtcatgtccgtgcgtccgtccgtccgtgcgtgtgtctgtccgtccattcacacagatatctcagagacgcctggagcgattttgttcaaacttggtacaaggatagtaccctacctcatacatatgcacgtcaatttgtttcacaatgtgatcaaatttggccgtgttagaggactttttagtttacacctccatagactcccatgtataaggccaagaaaaataaaaatttagtttctcatcgtattcatattgcaaaaaggatgcagtgacacagtttttagtccccacagataaagtccagggggcttatagattgggacatatccatccgtgagtccatccgttcacccatccgttcacgcagatatctcagacactttgacaaaatgtcacgtgaccttggtgacctttgacgtcaaatatacatatttgtccataactcagtaaccacaagtgctaaacctttcatatatggtatgataggacaccttatgacgccacatattgtacctcattaattatgtgcatatctaattttgagcgagccaatagaggtagaggtctgatttttggtatatagggctaacttagcaatacaatttttttgacaaaatgtcatggatTTCGTCGTGGATTTTGTCGTGGatgcatcatgggccagtggctagagcagtggactcacgatcaaaggatggtgagttcgagccccggcatggctgtggtgttgtgtccttgggcaaggcactttattcctcattgcttctccccacccaggagtgatgggtacctggtaggacagaggttgttatgtgtgcgtttagctctgctggcgcttattggctgcacatgtgagctgttgtctgctccccagggagttgagtggtatcatattaggtccagtgaccaggggtaataataattgtaaagcgccttgatcacatctacttgtggatatgtgcgctatataagaaccaaatattattattattattataatattatgtgacctcggtgacctttgactttgattatacatatatatatgcacaactcagtaaccacaagttctttacgcttcaattttgataggataatagaccttaagatgtcacatcttgtacctcatttattatgcacatatgtatttcttggctggccaattcagctagaggtctgatcttttttcccgatttaaaaccataacttagacatgcctcttgtttcaaattgggaacaatgacatagacctatgtgcccatagatctgaacatatacatgtacactccagtgatacttcttaatgaccacatttccctgccccatcaagactaatactcctattacaagtggggactatgtcattgtcaatgacttgttttttgaaattctcggaaaatctaaaatcatgttaaaagtttgaatttaaatgcTACTTCTTAGGCTATCGACAGTGTTGTACACTTTTTTGGTCTTTAATGTGTCTTACTTGAAGAAAacccttggaaaactgaggataatttgagattggtttacaacacatttgctgctgtatggggctttaaggtttggctgaaacaaaatagaattttttacaccaaaaccccttgtctgacagcactgatatttgttatacaggttcatagggatgatcaaattgtgaaatattcaaattttgataaatccacaattttctattttcaggacaatttttagctcacatttggtgtatacatgtatgtatattataccAAAAAGAGTTTTTATGGTAGGTCAGCGGTGtctacatttatgtatgttagtatgtgtgcATGCTATCTTCGTGCACAtcgaaaactcaaaaaccgcagCACTACCAttgtagtatttggtgtactggtgcacctgggggtggagatgtgaatttgttcaaatgaaagtgtcagtcttcaaaatatgatgatgaggtaaaaaaaaagaaatgtggtagaaaacagagaaaatccagcaaacgcttaaactctgtaacggcagtctagattttgttgaaactctgTATGCAGGATGTTTATGGTGATTTTCGTTagtattgtggtgaaattttcatttttagctactatacgATAGTCTtttgaagctattgggatgggtatctgtccggcatccgttgtcagtatgtatgtatgtccgtttgtgaggcgtccagtcactcaaatatcttgataacCGCAGTATTTACTGATTTGCTATTTGttgcgtagatgaaaaatatgattgagaatatattttttttaatttttagctcacatttggtattccaatgtgaggttatcatataagctgaatcagttcatttgcatccaatttgcatgtctgtatgtctgtatatttgtgggtatgtgcagatgtatgtccgtcacacacaaaggctcccataccgccaaagctaccatctcagtatttggtgtacaggtagatgcaggggtttagatgtgaatttcttcaaatgaacacatcagtgtcaaaaatgtgcaaatgaggtaagaaaaagtgaaatccagtaaatgtgcaggaggcatgccagTAAAAAACAGGCAAAcaccactgatcttgactcatttcctgtcattgtttatgaactgttacatattaacagaccagctgcaaccatagacagtagatggggaagacagtttatactaaactaagaggggcttgtttctgctatgcatgttgctaaagttgacctccagtaccaaaagttagaccttaattacttttgtcattcttgtttttctggtttaaatatttcttgttgtttttctggttgtactgtgcagaaatcattgccataacatcaacgtagaattttcctccactgaacagatagaaacaacatttattgttgatcattggtaacccatactggtatataccaattctgatcaaatttgagcgacaccgtataattgcggtattttttctgaaaccactcatctgattattttgaaagttggtatacatgttcctcaggatgacctcagtcaagtttatacaaattgaattgaaattttcatatttgtaatttagggcaattttccgaatttttggtcaaaaatttttttattcaaaaacaacaaatctgatagctttgatatttggtatacaggttcctcaggttgatgaaaatcagttttatgaatattgtgaagatatcttgaattttgtatttttgctgaattttttggttatttttctcattttaagtaaaatttcttcttttcagaaattgctctcaaatttggattggatgtttacaagggtgttacccttctaattgttgaacttacgacaaaattggaaatattactgttttgggcaatttttgtcatttttggtcaaaaaatcttaaaaaatattttctttttaaagctcctggacagacaacttgttctcaaaattacttgtctgatagctttttaatttggtacaaaagtcccgagggatgttattagataaattttctgctcaaagtgttgggaacccccaaatttttatattttaggtaattttctcagtttgtgaccttaaatgacctacaccaaccaggatatgttgtgagagagtttcgaaggctgtgaacataattttgtcatatttaatatcagtttgtagtaaaatttgatccagaaaacaaagttgaagtaaatatttcattgcgaaccaatttttgcaacttttgcatgttaaGACAcataagaactgatgagaaattaggatcaaggataattccagatgttgtaatccccccccccccgcagtgaaaggcatttcactatctgtaactgatttaagtgttgtttacatttgaatgatagcactcatagcattaattaaaacatccccaaggttgtaaatacatttcctgtcagctGGTTTTAtttaaggggtggaacatttgatattcaggagggggtaggggctagaagattgatgaggagaagattgatgaggtagcattactttttaccagatcccttgtacattttttcccactctttattttttccccactctcccaccttttctttttgtcaagcttctctggctaattttttgttgatgttgctttctgtatgtaggatctgcttgtcctgTTGCTATAGAAGAGGATATTCCCAAAGACGACCTcaagtacctaagttgcagaccttatttgcttttgtcattcttgtttttctggtttaaatatttcttgaatttaccaattcaaaccgaatgtgagcacactgtccttgatggtattttttgatattgttgaaaatatgcaaattagcgccaaaaaaggcgtttttggtaaaaaatcttcttcataatcgctggtcagacagctttgttattttgtatataggtcccttgggataacccaacttagatttgttcaaattgtaatgaaatatgcaaatctgtacttttaaggaattttttttgtcatttttggtcaaaactttatttcatcaaaaccgcccatctgacagctttgatatttggtattggtatacaggttcctacagatgaactaaatatgatatcttgaatatatgatgaaatctgcaattttgtatttttggggcaatttttccaatttttggtcaaaaaatgtttttctctcaaatttcttgttggattgctttgaaacttaatacTCTTGACTCTAGAGTTGTTTTCTATATGATTtcttaaattgtggtgaaattttcatctttgtgtttttgttttttttttgcattttggggcaatattttggtcaaaaaataattttctttgaagtaaatgttttgattggtttgaaatttgtttttaatgtatctaGAGGCAACTCGGTTTATTGTCTTCAAatttttggtgaatattttcatataggcATTTGTGCGCAACTtttcccatatttggtcaaaaatcattttctctgaaatccctCTTCCAATGgctatgaaactttgtatgcatgttgccaagggtaaacatagttaagtatacacactgtggcctgcctcatcaaatcaaatgagagccaagtgtcattgatgccaTGTTTTCCATTATTGATCAAAAAATCTCTTTCTCTAAACACTACTCATCTCATACCACTGGCTGATTTGTTCTCAGGGATAATCTTACTgtgatgttcaaattataataatattttcaatttgtattaGTGGTAATGcagcttttttgacattttttgaaatgtgctatcaaagTATCTATCTTCATAaacatatgtgtcacaaaaagctaTTCTCTACATAGCACAACAAAACCGTATTGGCCTTTGGTAATGTGCttctatttttgtgaaattgatgccctttatctcatttttccggttattgaaagtagttattttactttatagagaAAAACTGCTCTTGTGCTTTACTCTACTGgtaaaatttatgtacagttaAATAAGGATTTTTTTTGGCTAAATAATGCTCATCGtccatttgtatgtgtgtatgagattgagtttataagacagagttacttgtaggattattctacatttctactgatttatcacgcatttggtattgtattgaaaaaatacacatGACACCAAAATGTCCGTAAAGGTGTCCACGGAAATTCCACTTGATTACATGCTCCATCTGCTATGTTCAGCTTCTTTTaaggaaaattgaaaagaattgttgacttgaaaaatgtaacatgccagCTGTGTATCAGGtataataggactatagtacacttccctggatttttgtcaacttttagtattgaataaagaaaatcagtttgactccaaaagtgtcctttgacttcaaagtgtccccgggaaaatcgaatgattgtacactctgtctgctttattcaacttcttttgcgtaattgaggcaatgttctaacttgaaaaatggaacatgcgacctgtgaagtatcaggtattgtTAGGACTATAGCActcttccttggatatttgtcaacttttagtattgcataaagaaaatcagtttgactccaaaagtgtccttttgacttcaaagtggtcccgaaaacttgggatgattttacggtctctctgctgtattcaacatcgtttatgttaaagaaagaatgtgttgacttgaaaaatgtaacatgcgacctgtgaggtatcaggtattaataaaactatagtacacttcctttttttgtccaacttttaatattgcataaggaaaatcagtttggctccaaaagtgtcattttgacttcaaagtggtccccgggaaaatcgaatgattgtacactctgtctgctttattcaacttcttttgcgtaattgaagcaatgttctaacttgaaaattgtaacatgtgacctatgaagtatcagttattaataggactatagtacacttccttggatttttgtcaacttttagtattgcttaaaagaaatcagtttgactccaaaagtgtccttttgacttcaaagtggtccccgaaaacttgggatgattttacggtctctctgctgtattcaacatcgtttatgttaaagaaagaatgtgttgacttgaaaaatgtaacatgcgacctgtgaagtatcaggtattaataaaactatagtacacttctttgattttgtccaacttttggtattgaataaagaatttaaatcagtttgactccaaaaatGTCTTTTTGACCTCAAGGTGGTCCCCAaagatttttgatgattttacgctctctgTCCTGTATTCAatcgtttatgttaaagaaagaatgttttgattttacaattgAATATGCGACCTgttaagtatcaggtataaataagacaagagtacacttcctgttttttcaaacttttagtaaagaataaagaaattagttgacttcaaaagcgtcctcttgacttcaaaggtgtccATGAAAATTCTGATAATTTTACGCTCcgtctgctgtattcaacttcttttaggtaatgtattaccttaaTCGCGTCACTTTCTATGGTAGGTATTGGATATCTTTGTAaacaaaaattaagaaaaatatcCCCCTAAAATATTGGCCTCGATCCCTATTCGGGTGTATTTTACATCTGTGCATTCGTAGCATAATGCTGAGGCCTATAGATTGCATTCGTGTCAAGAGATATCGCTTTAGAACCGCTGTTAATCTGTCCATAGACCTTTTCtgtagtttactacgacaccaatcggtttttttatttacctcgcaaaataatgaaatagcttagtctttgaataaattcacatgtacctactttatctctgactatctatgactcatctcctacttccgttaattatgttgaatgtggcaacatctataatttcagctttttttaagagccgtcgactgtttctgctcggttctgaacttttgacagacccaaagtattcaattacgcgagagggcaaacgttgcagaattcgtggacgtcggctcacgggaaaacggttgaaaatacatgtttatattattgaggtagctagcagaagtagacaatgggtcgtgaactgaccagtgttatagtaccggtcgaagtaaactaccaaaaatgtctatgggctggcttgtggcgatgaatttttgaccccgcaagtgcgattgatacgccacagcaatgctgcaaattgtatttcatatccgtttatgtatttacgagcagcgattagaatgacttccaaatatcgatatgacttcaaatgagtcattttatagataagtcatgattgatgtagacactagccctccccattgttaattctgtgctcagcccttattttgtacatttttcccaacTCTAAgtattaaatactaaaatagcaGCTGATATTACATCGGAAACGTCCGTGTGACAACAAAAGCGTCCATTATGCGGTAGGtgtcgtcagacttgagtttaaccccctatcttaccggacatttaggatggggaccactttgaagtcggggaccactttgaggtcttcacacacgtaaacaattgaatcaaactaaacggt contains:
- the LOC139127116 gene encoding immunoglobulin superfamily member 22-like, whose translation is MSWLHLCTWTTWYSRFSDITESSIHLTWTPPEDDGGAEVTEYMVEFNETSSKKWKVVAEGVTDLTYTVKKLVAGSTYQFRVTAKNKAGYGAPSESSGSIVAKPQYAKWTPPASDGGSPITNYVIEKRDTARDRWSKATKEPVSETTFTITDLIEGNEYEFRISTETRLVSVHLASHLIEPLPSYHLAS